Proteins co-encoded in one Leptospiraceae bacterium genomic window:
- a CDS encoding AAA family ATPase, whose protein sequence is MKINRIIIENYLCYYEKKTFNLSDGLNIIIGENGEGKTKFYEALDWMFTGLIDGKEPKLLELISAKKKKDSSVGGKFEVSVSIEVRQFNEVKYVKRSYVVTKESDLNFITSQVMLTATVDKVNGEREHARAEQIFSEIFPERYRRFSMFKGEQEFRILEKPDSFNELVAAFSESSDYENYTKAISEMRKIREKSISEAGKRSQKDSINYQIAKTKIEEKEKEVKSFSDRLYIIKNNKNILEQQIKLHESSVANSEEIEKLNKRIAELEQAIKSKQDLIDQDYTKYLFDEKWILRDFESVFNEYCRKIENFSKEKWEQESNYQKKIAYEQGQADLITAHKANLPFDVPSVDLMRDMLEEEICKVCNRSAPIGSDAYIFMKSRFEKYKKIVEGGAKKKKEQFLFSNDYLGKLRFIMDTHRNNRLLAEDIMESIEQKKQSNHSLFEEINDLNNKLASEKKEKSRIISFSNESEERSQNKLTDYRSWIQDLWDCKREEITFTEKLNGLVNELKDLEEEATRYNTTKDPILVKARDLYDTISKIFNDTKERKFDDFIEKLQRETNEIFGKINLDAFKGYIKFEKKLIGTKANINVLLIEDNGIFENPNDSLKTSMHISILFAISKLAKEFSSDDYPMIFDAPTSTFGELKTTNFLNVLNEVGNQKILLIKDFITRDLKNGNLTIKNEFRNIKRDKAFWVKLQRPFDEHNLSTINTEVVEL, encoded by the coding sequence ATGAAAATAAATCGAATTATTATAGAAAATTATTTATGTTACTATGAAAAGAAAACATTTAATCTTTCTGATGGTCTGAATATTATTATTGGGGAAAATGGTGAAGGAAAAACTAAGTTTTATGAAGCACTTGATTGGATGTTTACAGGTTTAATTGATGGGAAAGAGCCAAAGCTATTAGAATTAATTTCAGCAAAGAAAAAAAAAGATTCCTCAGTTGGTGGTAAATTTGAAGTATCCGTATCCATTGAAGTGAGACAATTTAATGAAGTTAAATATGTAAAAAGATCTTATGTTGTAACAAAAGAATCTGATTTAAATTTTATTACTTCACAGGTAATGCTAACTGCCACTGTAGATAAGGTAAACGGAGAAAGAGAGCATGCCCGTGCTGAGCAGATTTTTAGTGAGATATTTCCTGAAAGATATCGTAGATTCTCGATGTTTAAAGGAGAACAAGAATTTAGAATTTTAGAAAAACCGGACTCGTTCAATGAGCTAGTGGCTGCCTTTTCTGAATCATCTGACTATGAGAATTATACTAAGGCTATTTCTGAGATGAGAAAAATAAGAGAGAAAAGTATTAGCGAAGCAGGTAAACGATCTCAAAAAGATAGTATAAATTACCAGATAGCTAAAACTAAGATTGAAGAGAAAGAAAAAGAAGTAAAGAGTTTCAGTGATCGACTTTATATAATTAAAAATAATAAAAATATATTAGAACAGCAAATAAAGCTTCATGAAAGTTCTGTTGCAAATTCAGAAGAAATCGAAAAATTAAATAAGAGGATTGCTGAATTAGAACAAGCTATCAAATCAAAGCAAGATTTAATTGATCAAGATTATACAAAGTATTTATTTGATGAGAAATGGATTTTACGTGATTTTGAATCTGTTTTCAATGAATACTGTCGAAAAATTGAAAATTTTTCAAAAGAGAAATGGGAGCAGGAATCGAATTATCAGAAAAAAATTGCATACGAACAAGGGCAGGCAGACTTAATAACAGCGCATAAAGCTAATTTACCTTTTGATGTTCCATCAGTCGATCTAATGCGTGATATGTTAGAAGAGGAAATTTGCAAGGTATGTAATCGATCAGCGCCTATCGGCTCGGATGCATATATATTTATGAAAAGTAGATTCGAGAAATACAAGAAAATAGTGGAAGGAGGAGCGAAAAAGAAAAAGGAACAATTTCTTTTTTCAAACGATTATTTAGGTAAATTAAGATTTATTATGGATACTCATAGAAATAACCGTTTGCTAGCGGAAGATATAATGGAAAGCATTGAACAAAAAAAACAAAGTAATCACTCATTGTTTGAAGAAATTAATGACCTAAATAATAAGTTAGCTTCGGAAAAAAAAGAAAAGTCCAGAATTATTTCTTTTTCGAATGAATCCGAAGAAAGGTCTCAAAACAAATTAACAGATTATAGAAGCTGGATACAAGATTTATGGGATTGTAAAAGAGAAGAAATAACATTTACTGAAAAATTAAATGGTCTAGTAAATGAATTGAAAGATTTGGAGGAAGAGGCTACGCGATATAATACGACAAAGGATCCAATTTTAGTAAAGGCAAGAGATTTATACGATACAATTTCAAAAATTTTCAATGATACAAAAGAAAGAAAGTTTGATGATTTTATAGAAAAATTGCAAAGAGAGACAAATGAAATATTCGGGAAGATTAACCTAGATGCATTTAAAGGATATATTAAATTTGAAAAAAAATTAATAGGAACAAAAGCTAATATAAACGTTTTATTAATTGAGGACAATGGTATATTTGAAAATCCAAATGACTCTTTAAAGACATCTATGCACATTTCAATATTATTTGCAATCTCAAAGCTTGCAAAAGAGTTTAGTTCGGATGATTATCCCATGATCTTCGACGCCCCTACATCTACTTTCGGAGAATTGAAAACTACAAATTTCTTAAATGTTTTGAATGAAGTTGGAAATCAGAAAATACTGCTCATTAAAGATTTTATAACAAGAGATTTGAAAAATGGAAATTTAACAATCAAAAATGAGTTTCGAAATATTAAAAGAGACAAAGCCTTTTGGGTTAAATTACAAAGACCTTTTGATGAGCATAACCTAAGTACAATTAATACAGAAGTAGTGGAGTTATAA
- a CDS encoding DEAD/DEAH box helicase, with protein sequence MNLAKLFSRADDEIIQDIIGHTSISLLQKVMPEKATPSQLKKLVVELFHYEGLLLKDDTRAHIIDLLRTDEIQSLHGRLGLRANGSLYESLKRLKFERGSEKEEILFTFFELKVPELDKKVVVLPVEEADTSYALFSHQRKAIRELEDRLNHGAERIILHMPTGSGKTRTTMNYICDFLRKKEPSVVIWLAYSEELCEQAVGEFKKAWKSIGNRKIKVQRFYSTSQWEDGMEDGIIVAGLAKMYSAIRKNEIQFINDLSDKVSLIIMDEAHQAVAESYNRILQILSRKQNVSIIGLTATPGRSYLNIEEDEKLASFFHRNKITLKVDGYKNPIDYLTDNGYLAKVTFEPLMHKGGNTISDADIAKIEKELDLSEEVLIKLGKDEIRNAAILSKLKSLVLRHKRIMFFSASVEHSNLIAFMLRAIGITAFSVTGQTPSSERAKVIRQYKSDEDTSFVLCNYGIFTTGFDAPKTSCAMIARPTKSLVLYSQMVGRAIRGIEAGGNEEAEIITVVDIKLPGFRSMAEAFMNWEDVF encoded by the coding sequence ATGAACCTAGCTAAACTATTTTCACGTGCGGATGATGAGATCATCCAAGATATAATCGGGCATACATCGATTAGCCTGTTACAGAAGGTGATGCCGGAAAAGGCTACGCCTTCGCAGTTGAAGAAGTTGGTGGTGGAATTATTTCATTATGAAGGGTTGTTATTAAAGGATGATACGAGAGCGCATATCATTGATTTGCTGCGGACAGATGAGATACAGAGTTTGCATGGTAGGTTGGGATTACGAGCGAATGGAAGTTTGTATGAGAGCTTAAAGAGATTGAAGTTTGAAAGAGGATCGGAGAAAGAAGAGATTCTCTTTACATTCTTTGAATTAAAAGTTCCAGAGTTAGATAAGAAAGTTGTCGTTCTGCCAGTGGAAGAGGCTGATACTAGTTATGCGCTATTTTCTCATCAAAGAAAAGCGATTCGGGAATTAGAAGACCGATTGAATCATGGGGCTGAGAGGATAATTCTGCATATGCCCACGGGGTCGGGTAAGACTAGAACTACGATGAATTATATCTGTGATTTTCTTCGTAAGAAGGAACCGTCAGTTGTTATATGGCTTGCATATAGTGAGGAATTATGCGAGCAAGCGGTGGGTGAGTTTAAGAAAGCATGGAAGTCGATTGGAAATAGAAAGATTAAAGTGCAAAGATTTTATTCTACTTCGCAGTGGGAAGATGGAATGGAAGACGGAATCATAGTTGCCGGACTTGCTAAGATGTATAGTGCGATTCGAAAAAATGAAATCCAGTTTATCAATGATTTATCAGATAAAGTTTCTCTTATCATAATGGATGAGGCTCACCAAGCAGTTGCCGAGTCTTACAATCGAATCTTACAAATCCTAAGTCGCAAACAAAATGTATCTATCATTGGATTAACAGCAACTCCTGGCAGAAGTTATTTGAATATAGAAGAAGATGAAAAACTAGCGAGCTTCTTTCATCGAAATAAGATTACTTTAAAAGTAGATGGATATAAAAATCCAATCGATTATCTTACGGATAATGGATATTTGGCGAAAGTTACCTTTGAGCCATTGATGCATAAAGGTGGTAACACTATCTCAGATGCGGATATTGCAAAAATAGAAAAAGAATTAGATTTAAGTGAAGAAGTTTTAATCAAGCTAGGAAAAGACGAGATTAGAAATGCAGCAATTCTTTCTAAGTTAAAATCTCTTGTTCTTCGTCATAAAAGAATTATGTTTTTCTCTGCCTCTGTGGAACATTCCAACTTAATTGCATTTATGTTACGAGCCATCGGGATAACAGCATTTTCCGTTACAGGGCAGACCCCATCAAGCGAGAGAGCCAAAGTAATTCGTCAATACAAATCAGATGAGGATACTTCGTTTGTCCTCTGCAACTATGGAATCTTTACTACAGGCTTTGATGCGCCTAAGACAAGTTGTGCTATGATCGCAAGACCAACTAAATCGCTTGTTCTTTATTCCCAAATGGTAGGAAGAGCGATACGCGGAATAGAAGCCGGCGGAAATGAAGAAGCAGAAATTATTACAGTAGTAGATATTAAACTGCCAGGGTTTAGAAGTATGGCAGAAGCATTTATGAATTGGGAAGATGTATTTTAA